GCCGGCTCCGGCAGCAAAATGGATGGGGTTAAATCTTCTTCCTCTACCGTATCAGTTTCGGGTTCGCTCTCACTGCCGAAATCTTTGAGCACATGCAGAAAGCCGAGTTTATACAACTTGACGATCCTTTTCAAAGCGACGATTTCGTTTTCACGGCACTCGTCGATGATGCGGCCAAGGGTTCGCTCGCCGTCAAATAAGGTTAAAAATTCTCGTAATTCGGGATTCGTATCTTTTTGGGCTACGATTTGACGAAAATTCGTGGTAATAATGACCACAGAATCCAAAGCAGGCAGTTGTTTGAGAAGCTCATTGCGCAAATCCATGCGTTTGACTCCTTGAAATAATATGCCCATATTGCTGAGCGACATCTCGTCTTCCGTGTTTACGCGGCCGAAAGACATCGTATAGACGCCGTTTCGCCAGCTCATCATTTTGAAAACCGCTTCTTCAGCATAAAGAGAACCGGTTTCGGCAGCAATCAAACATCCGTCGCGAAAAGCCAGACGACCTGTGGAACCGTTTTCGTTGACCAGCTGCAGGAGGCCGCTTCTCCGCTCGATCCCCATACTTTCGATGAGATCAATTACCGAATGATCTTCCAATCGGCCGAATGTTGATGAAGGATCAAGAGACGCTCGGCAGCGCTCTCTGCGGCGCCAAAGCATCTCTACACGCGCCACGATTTCCCGTGCATGAATCGGCTTGATGATGACGTCATCCGCGCCAAGGCGCAAACATGCCGTCCGGCTCCACACGTCGTTCTTTGAGGTCAGAAAGATGATTACGGACCGGCGGTGAAGCAAAGCCCTCTGCAGCTCGCGAAGAACGATCAAACCGTTGATCTTGGGCGCCGACAATTCACATAGCACCACATCAAAGGAGGAAGCGGAAAGAATGTCCAGCGCCTCATCTTCCGAAACTGCCGACCGAACCCGAAATCCGGCCGCACTGAAATAATTTTCGAACAAACTGAGATTCGTTTGCTCGTGCTCAATAACTAAAAGCTCACGGGCGGCCATGCTGCAGTGCCTTCTTATGATGCCTTTACAATGTATCGAAATTGTCCGCGCAAATCAAGCTGCAATAAAAAAGCCGGATTTTTATCCGGCATTCAGTAAAATGGAGAAACTTGAAATTAAATTCTTTTTTCAGACCGCGGAAGGGTCTGCGCTTTTCGCGATTTGAATAACTTTGCCGTGCAATTCCTTGATTCCGCACAAGGGAATGGATGCCTTGCCCTCGGCGGAGACATCGACCTCCTGATCGGCCAATTTAAGCTTCCAGCCCGAAAAATTATCACAATTCGCCTGCCAAAGATACAGCAGCAGCTTATGATCCTGCAGGTCGCTCATGGCGCGGATCGTCAAAAAGTCCTGCAAATCTTCGCGGCCATAATCTGCAAGCTTTTCTTTTGCACCGAAACGGCTGCCGTTGGCATAGAATAACAGTTCGGTGAAAAATAGCCCGGCCTGCGGATTTGGCTCACTTGAGGCGATCGGTCTGCAAATCAGCAGACCATATTCGACCTCCGGAGAGGAGAGGCATTTGGCCAAATCGAGCACCTTGTTGTGCACAGGCCTCTGCAGTTCTTCATTAATTTGATCATACAGACTGCGAATGGCCTGGTAGGCGTTTCTACATTGAACACATTCGCTCAAATGACGATCAAAATGTTGCTTGTCATCTGCCGTAAGTGGTTCTCCCAAAGCCGCCGTTTCAAACGCCCGCCCTTTTCGACATAATTCGTTTTTTAGAGTCTTGACGATCATTTTCCGCAACGGTTATTTATTGTCGAGCCCAGCGAAACCATCCGCTTGTGTACTGACAATAAATACCGACAAAAAAAATATTTCACGGAAAATTAAAGAAGAGCTTTCAATTGCAGGCGAAATTCTTTTTTGGCGACTTTGGCTAAATATTCAAAGATCGAGCGCTCGTTTTGACGATATTCGCGCTGGGTGAGATGCGGAAGGTAAAAGCGCAAATTGCGGAAATACGAGGAAGTATCCTTCTTTTGAATCAAATCGTAAAGAACATCTCGTAGAGCCTTGCTGTAGATTACCGCACGTTCTGGATCCAACTTGTTGGACTTTAGATATTGCGACGATATCTTGTCGTCGACTTTTTTCATAACGACATCGATATAGCTTTCGATCTCTTTGCTTTCCAGTATGTCCTGCGGCGTGGGAACGTGTTCTTCGGCGGACAAAGTGTCTCGCGCCGACTCGAATTTGATCTTGCGGACAAGCTTGACGATCGCTTCTACCGGCAAAAAATTCTGAAATTCGTCGGAGTCATGAAGGTTTTTCAAAAGTTTTCGGATCGCACCTGAGACCGAATCGTTGGGGCTGTAGATGTCGATGAAGCGATTGTAGAGCACCTCTTCCGGAATGGGAGGACGATTCTTGCGCAAATAGGGCAGAATCTGCTCGACGATAATCGGCTGATTCAGCGCAAGATCGAGGCCGTTTTTATAAAAGACATATTCCTTTCCCATTTCGGAAAACACGGCCAGCTTTTCCGAACTGCGAATGGCAACCTTGATGTTGCGTACAATTTTAGCGCCTTCCGGATCTCTTTCACGAAAAATGCGTGACAGCTCCTGCTTGGTTTTTCTCACAACCAAACGGCGCGTCCAAATCATAACGTCGGCATCTGAAACAAAAGATTGTTCGGCAAATTTCGGCTCATAATATCGTTTCAGCTGCAGAAAAGTGCCGTCTTCGTCGCAGGTAAACAGCTCTGCTATGCAGTCGGTTGCCAAGTCCTGAAGTTCAAGATCGGTATCGATCCTCTCCCCGGAGATTCGTTTGCCGATAATTTCTTGATATTTCAAATAGCCTAATGATATCTTTTGCATTAAGCTGATGATTTCGATCAGCTGTGCCTGCGTATGGCTGCCGGAACAAACAGCTTGAATCAGTTGCTTCAAACTTTGCTTTTCCATCCGATACAGCTTTCCTGCATGAATCGTTTTCGATGCCGTTCCTTGTTTGCAATAAAATCGTTGCTGCATCCGGAACGATGCAGACACAGTATATTAGTATTTTTTTCTCCGCAAAACGCATACCATCGACCGGCAGTTTTTAATGCTT
The nucleotide sequence above comes from candidate division KSB1 bacterium. Encoded proteins:
- a CDS encoding response regulator — its product is MAARELLVIEHEQTNLSLFENYFSAAGFRVRSAVSEDEALDILSASSFDVVLCELSAPKINGLIVLRELQRALLHRRSVIIFLTSKNDVWSRTACLRLGADDVIIKPIHAREIVARVEMLWRRRERCRASLDPSSTFGRLEDHSVIDLIESMGIERRSGLLQLVNENGSTGRLAFRDGCLIAAETGSLYAEEAVFKMMSWRNGVYTMSFGRVNTEDEMSLSNMGILFQGVKRMDLRNELLKQLPALDSVVIITTNFRQIVAQKDTNPELREFLTLFDGERTLGRIIDECRENEIVALKRIVKLYKLGFLHVLKDFGSESEPETDTVEEEDLTPSILLPEPAEEDEIFPRANRIPFARPSVSMHEEESAEDFPASSETTEPKMIRAEQLGTILVIGSNEDKARQVVEAMTQKSLQTERVGKLDFRYSTLNSANGSYLTVFCLSTDKELTPLVDYAAKDLAGIILALDKDSTRWDYYRYLLNALHRITKAPIHVLFYASSGKSVEFDQVRKLLDAPAWVEVHVQSTFEPAALQRLLFVLLKKRRPDAAAFVNQ